GAGAGGGCAGAAGTGTTCAGAAGGCAGGGCTCATACCCAAGACTGACATTGACTGTGTAGTCTCACCACTGTGGGCACCTTTCAGGTATGGCCAGTTCCCAAAATGCTCAcaggaaaatgcacattttagCATTTGTACAGACGCCATTCttatatttgcttattttataaatttagcAGTGAAAATGATGGCAGAGCAAAAATACACTTCTGGAATATTTACTGAACTTCATCTGAACTGATGTCTAACCTTCCAGAATAGCAAAGGCAGTTTTGAAAGTAAGACTGGTAAACTATGAAATGGAAATGCCAATAAAACAACTTCAAGACCAGCAGAATGAAATATTAATGGCAAAGAAAGTAGTTTCAGGTTTCTTCTAGactttataatttatttttaattatgcaCATGAAATGTATGAACATACAAGTAATTAGATAACTTTTTACTTCTTCTGTGCTCATTTATTTGTAGGACAACTGGTCCTCATGTTACCTCTTTGTGAGTATGTCATCAGCctatgaaagaagagaaaaaattcttaGCAATAAAAAATTTAGATGTGATGAAAGTGGTTAGAAACATCTCATAACATCCTGCATTTTCATCTATAAAGGAATatttatggggaaaaataaCCACAGCACAAGTTTTTCTCTTAGTATAAGGAATTAATGGCATATTAATTGCTCTGAGGCCATAATCCCCAAAGACTTCTTAGGTggcagaaacacaaaatatgtttttatacCGAAAAGGACAATGACCACATACAATTTGCCCTATAGTGCCCATCTACAGGCATTGACTTTACATCATCTTATGTGTAATATAGAAgtgaaactgagaaaaaacatACCCCACTGTTaacatgttaaaataaaaaagatgaaaagataTCTATCTTTAGTCACTCTTGCTTCCTTGCCACTGAGCCATTTATAAGGTATTCAATTTACAACCTTTATTTATTATAGACACTGTAAGAGATGTGTTATTTTCTAAGAGTTTGCATGTCCAAGATAGAAAGCTGAGAGAGAATATGCACACAAGTgaatatatgaaaatacagaTCAGCCACCTTACCATTTTAAAGCTGGGAATGAGGTAAAAGAATAGCAAAAGCCAAGACACAAAGtatagaggaaaaaagtaagaGAAGAATCTAAGTCAGTTCAGTATTTTGACTCCTAAGAGATGTCAAAGATCTTCAGAATTTGTGTTCAGCTAAGTCAAAAGCATTTGGATGTGCACACTTACTATGAACATCCTGTACACTTATGTCctctctcttgttttcttctttcatattcCATTACATCTTCATTATGCTGCTTGATAAGCTATAAAATAGCAGTACATTATAAACAGCTATACAATTCACAGCTGGATCCAGCCAACAAAAAGAGTTCTACAGAATATAAAATACCTGTTATCAGAATGCAAACCAGTATGTAACTGAAGCCATCCAGAACACATATGTAAATTATCAACTGAAAAAGGTGTGGAAACAATGCCTAGGATAAACATTTTCTCCTGACgggcaggggggagggggggagccTCCCACTGCCAATTAATTCActaccccccaaaaaaaggaaaaccccaaAGGGAATCCATCCAACTCTGAAAACACTGTCACCTTGGGGAGTGCTGCTTATCTTGCATGATTCTTCCTGAGAGCTACTACACCCTGCTTGCTTTAACAACTGAAGTCTGTGAGTTCTCTGAAAACAGAGAGTATCTTACATGTGCACTTTGCTCAGGAAAAAGGGGTCTTAATCTATTGAAATCAGCTAAAACCACCTtaatcagctgaaaaataagaagAGAACGCATTGGTAGTCtgataaatacatttatctGGGCACATCCctaagtcttttttttttgttaagatcCACAGGGAAAATAATGCCAAAGCATTAATCCAACAGGCTTGAAGAATTAACTCTGTTGTGGGTGCTTTACGTTTGCAACAGAGAGAAGCTGAAGaagttgttaatttttttaaataagggcACAACATAAAGCTGGGAAAACATAAATAATGAACATAATCATGCCTAAATCTTTACACCTGTTACGACCACCCATTACCACAATAAACTCAGTAGGTTGTAGTCACTGCATTCATAGCACTACTATGATTTTTAAGAATAGTTAAATtcaacaaaaccaaatgaaaacacTTACAAAAGCCCACAAGGCAGCACTGGTGCTAAACGCCAAGCCAACTCCCAGCCAGTTTGGTTGGGCACTATTCGCTTTTTTCACTGTTGTTAATGCAGAACGAGTAAAAGCTAAAAAGGCACAAGATTACAAATGCATTAACATTTCTCAGGTTTAGACCACCAAGTACTTATTGACATTCATGcaatcagggaaaaaaaccaaaccacaacacaaaccccaaaccaatgCAATGATGATGTGGTCTCCATAGCATTGTGATAGCTGATCTGTTCGTAGCTAACACCGCAGCATGTGCTCCCTGATCTGTGAgggaggggccggggggctGCCAACAACTCAAAAGCAGTCCCTTTTGCCCCTTCCCCAACCACAGTAACTATCCCTTCCCGCATCTTCTGCTCTATAAAGGTGCCTCTCACTGTCCCCTGCCTAaagctcccagccccaggccTTCCCCACCTCCCATCCCCTGCCTAACCAAGAGCACTCAGGGCATAGCCTTCCTGGGAAAGGCCGGCACCATCACCGCAGCGAGACATGTTGAGCCCTCCCCCCGCCAGGAAGCAACaccaaattaaaacagaaaaatgaaagattaaagGTAACTAATGAGCTTTGattaaaaacagtaaaaggaGAGAAGCCGCCACCGCAGCTTGCTCTAATACCAGACGCAGACCGGCCCGCGGGgacgccgccgccgcctgcacaggcagcagagctcccaCAGCCATGGGTCactgggccgggccgggccgggccgggccgggccgggccgggccggggcagACCCCACTCGCCTACCCCGAGGGGGCTCTCgccccgccgccaccgccgctcACCGAGGCTGGGTGCTGCCGCCACCAGTCCCCAACACCTCACCCCCCTCAGGGCCGCCGCCATCTTGTCGACCGGACCCGGCTCCGCCCGTGGGGGTGGgaccgccccgccccgccccgtcCGTGCCCCGCGCGGGCGAGCTCCGCCGCGCGAGGCCCGGCGAGCCCTGCGCAACGCCATGGCCCCCCACCCTTCCCCGCCCGCCACCAGCACCGAGCAGTGCCGCCACCCCGCCGAAATCGCCCCAGGCTGGCCCCGACTGCGTAGCGGGGCTCACACAATtggcggggcggggccggcgcggggcCGTGGCGCATGCGCGGGTTCACCGTGACCCGGCTGGGGAAGCTCCGCGGTGCCATTTTGGCGGCGGTTCCGCGGCCGCTCGGGACCACGTGAGCGCGCCCGAGGCTGGCGCGGGGAGCCCGGCGCGCGCGGCGGCCGGAGGGGCCGGGAGTGCCCGGGAAGGCCCTGGCCCGCAGCCGCGGCGGCGCGGGTGGCAGGCAGCGGGGGCGGCTGTACTTCAGTGGGAAGGCtcacggcggcggcggccgagTGGCGGGGACGGGACGTAGCCCGCCCGCCCACTCACTCTCCTCGTCGGAGTCCATCGGCGGCGCCGGAGCCGGCGGCGGGGAGGATGCCGTCTGTGAGCCTGCCGCCCAAGGAGAACGCGCTCTTCAAGCGCATCCTGGTGAGTGGCGGGGCGGGAGGCCCGGGCTCGGCCGCGGGGACCGGGTTGAGGAGGCCCCGGCTCGAACCCCGAGCCGGCGGGGAGCGGagccccggcgccgccgccccgaACGCGGCTCCTTACGGCTGGGGCAGGCCGGTCCCAGCGCCGCCTGTCACCCACGCCCCTCCCGCCTCGCTGGGGCAGCGCTGGGGGCCGCCGCGTCTCCCCGCTCGCCCACCAGGTCCCGGTGCTGGCCGCGGTGGAGCACCCCGGGCTCCGGGAAGTACCCCGCGGCCCCTTCATTCATTGCTCGCCGTTGCAGCCGCTGTCCTGCCGAACTACCCGCCCTGGATTcgctttatttattttttttcttttataactcAGATTTTTGCTATAGACGGTAATCATGTTTGTTGGTCGGTGGGAAGATGGCTTTCAGAGGAGGCAGTGGAGAAGGATGAAGGTTTTGAAGTCTTCCCGAAGTTTAACTTGCAGCCAACTCCTGTGGAACTTTCTCAGTCGATTTTTCTGGGTGGCACGTGGCATATGGATGAGAGAACATTCAGTGGAATTTAGGCAATAAGCCTGGTTTTTAGAATGAGGTTAAGATGGTCTACAGTCCAAATACCAGCAAAATGTGCCCAGTTCAGCTACATCTTAAGGAACTTGTTTCAGGTTTATGCGGTGTTGCAGGAACATTGTATTTCTAAGGACTTGGGTTGAATTGGAAATGTCTCAAGTTTGTT
This window of the Corvus cornix cornix isolate S_Up_H32 chromosome 4, ASM73873v5, whole genome shotgun sequence genome carries:
- the NDUFC1 gene encoding NADH dehydrogenase [ubiquinone] 1 subunit C1, mitochondrial isoform X1 yields the protein MALRRARRASRGGARPRGARTGRGGAVPPPRAEPGPVDKMAAALRGVRCWGLVAAAPSLAFTRSALTTVKKANSAQPNWLGVGLAFSTSAALWAFLIKQHNEDVMEYERRKQERGHKCTGCS
- the NDUFC1 gene encoding NADH dehydrogenase [ubiquinone] 1 subunit C1, mitochondrial isoform X2, whose product is MALRRARRASRGGARPRGARTGRGGAVPPPRAEPGPVDKMAAALRGVRCWGLVAAAPSLAFTRSALTTVKKANSAQPNWLGVGLAFSTSAALWAFLIKQHNEDVMEYERRKQERGHKCTGCS